ATCGCCAGAAGCCAAGGAGCCAAGAGCCAAGACGCTTCGGGCCATCGATCCGAACGAACGGCTGTTGTGCGACGCTGAAAGAAGTGTCTTGGAGAAATCTTGGCTTGCAGCTTGCAGCTTCTTTGCATAGCGACATACAACAACATTTGATCAAATAACAATCCAGTCGCTCTTTGCGATATACTATCCGGCTCATCAGCCACACATTCACATACCTGTCCGCTACAGTCCAGCACAGGCATTTTCCGAGACAAGGGCAAATTACCCTTTTTATTGCGATACTCTCCCACGAATCCATTCCGCACAAGTACGCGTTTAGGCCTTGCCAGGGGTGCCCAGGATATTATTTACTCTTCCGGTACTAGCAGTCCCCGCTGCAGAAaccatcaccagccacagcccCAGGAGCAACGGTGGAATTACCAGCAGCTGGATCCCCAAGTTCCAAATCAATACGCGTCCCAAGACGATTCAAGGGAGCAGTGCTGAGGCTGTTCAAATCGAGGCCGCCCATTGATCCAGAACTAAGAAACTACAAAGTCCCTCCCCAATCCTGCCCGCCCCAAAACACCATCCGGCATCCATTCTCCTCCGACACCGAACCGGACGCGCGCGCCAAGTTTCCGTCCGAACCCAAGAACCCAATCCCCTTGACTGTCTGTACCTGACGGGACTAATCGCTCAGTGGGGAGTTTTTGTTGTGGACCGGGCAGTGCTGAGTCGACGACCCAAACCATACCATGGATACCTGTGAGTCTCTTATGCGCAACGTCTCTGCACCACTCATTTCCTGTTAATTGCCTTGTTCCCCCGTCTCTCAAAATCCCCATCCCAATCCCCGGCCGCGCCGAAAGCATCCCATCTGTCTATCCCTACCCCGATCCTATACCTGAACCTATACCTATACCCGTTTCCTATACTCCGTACGAAACTGCAGACCATTCGATGGCCCTGCCGTTGGTGTGGTTTATCGGGATTTCTCTCACTTGAGCGCAGCATCAATAGACACTTGTTTCTGTTTAGCCTAGCTTTGTTTCCTTGACTTTCACCTCACCCGTCACTCCTTGTGCATTTGTTTACCATCTTGGGCCCGCCCATCTCATGCTTCTTGCGCCGTGCCCTTGAAGCAGCACgcttcctctcccttgccATACATCGCGAATGTCGTCACACGAGACGACTGATGGCGAAAATGGGAGACACAGACTAACCCAGCTGCTCTCAGTCAATCATTTTCGCATCAAGCGCCAAGCGCACAACATCAGCCGCCAAGGCACCGAGGCATGGAATCCCTTCCGACACGTATCGTGGAAGCCCAAGCGCGCCGAGACATGGAACGGCGGCCGTCTCGAGGCTCAGACCGAGGGCGACGGTGAAGATCTGACACATGCCGCCACCTCACCTTACCCGACCAGTGGTGGCGTGAGAGATATCTCGACCTCCGGAACAGGCCAAGGCACCGAGGACGCTGCTGGCAAGCAGGTGAGCGAAGACAGCCACGACATTCCGCTCATCGAACGGAATTCGTTGCGCAATCGCAAGGGAGAACAGGATGGCACGAACGAACAGTTACGGGTCGACGACCCTGAAACcagcaagaccaagaagccTCAAAAGGAGGGTGGTTTCATCCGCCATGTCTACCCCAAGGAGCCCTTTACCGTGGCCAACCAGATCCAGCGAACGTTCCTGAGCTCATGGATCAACCTGCTGCTTCTCGCTGCCCCGGTCGGTATCGCGATAAACTACATCCCTGCCGTCGACCGCAAAGCAGTCTTTGTCGTCAACTTCCTGGCCATCGTCCCACTCGCCTCTATCCTGGGCTTCGCAACCGAAGAAATCGCCCTGCGAACCGGTGAGACTCTCGGAGGTCTTCTTAACGCCACCTTTGGTAATGCCGTCGAACTCATCGTAGCcatccttgcccttgtcgacGGTAAGGTCGCCATCGTCCAGACCTCTCTTATCGGCTCCATTCTCTCCAACTTGTTGCTTGTCATGGgattctgcttcttctttggcggtCTGGGTCGCCCCGAGCAAAACT
This genomic stretch from Trichoderma breve strain T069 chromosome 1, whole genome shotgun sequence harbors:
- a CDS encoding sodium/calcium exchanger protein domain-containing protein, whose translation is MSSHETTDGENGRHRLTQLLSVNHFRIKRQAHNISRQGTEAWNPFRHVSWKPKRAETWNGGRLEAQTEGDGEDLTHAATSPYPTSGGVRDISTSGTGQGTEDAAGKQVSEDSHDIPLIERNSLRNRKGEQDGTNEQLRVDDPETSKTKKPQKEGGFIRHVYPKEPFTVANQIQRTFLSSWINLLLLAAPVGIAINYIPAVDRKAVFVVNFLAIVPLASILGFATEEIALRTGETLGGLLNATFGNAVELIVAILALVDGKVAIVQTSLIGSILSNLLLVMGFCFFFGGLGRPEQNFNKTVAQTAASMLALAAASVIVPTVFDAAANTPTDKVAKLSRGTAVILLVVYGAYLFFQLKTHQEVFATPSEKVERKPFRSTSKANIKSGLASSAQVGSIMIDTDNGRHMANISENKVEEEEEEEEPQLHFWVAIATLAASTAIIALCAEYMVDSIDAITQNGALSEEFVGLILLPIVGNAAEHVTAVTVAVKDKMDLAIGVAVGSSMQVALFLIPMLVVIGWGMGNDEMNLSFDTFQVAVMFVAVLLVNYLIGDGKSHWLEGWLLMCLYAIIAVCAFFYPDQDTGAESG